The stretch of DNA TTATAGCGGCAGTTACAGTGCTTACAAGTATTTCAGAAGAAGACCTTGCTGAGATAGGAGTCGGTTTTACGGCAAAAGAGCAAGTATTGAGACTTGCCAAACTTTCATTGGAAAGCGGAGCTGATGCAATAGTTTGCTCACCACTTGAGATTTCATTCTTGCGAAATTCATTGGGTAATAATTTTAAAATCATTGCACCGGGGATTAGGGACAGGGGCACAAAGGATGACCAAAAGAGGGTAATGTCTGCATCTGATGCAATAAAGGCAGGCGCCGATTATATTGTAGTGGGCAGGCCAATTAGAAACGCTCCTGATCCAATTTCGGCGGCAGAAAAGATTATTGGGGAAATAGCAGGCTCGAACTGATGCTTTTGCTTTTCTCTTTCTTTGACATTCAAAGGAGATTGTAATGTCCGAATTAAGAAAAGAGCCAATCAGCAGAAGGTGGATTTTGATAGCACCTGAGAGGAGACATAACGAAGGAAAGACGGAAGTTTCCGATGAGAAGGTATGTCCTTTCTGTAAAGGCAATGAAGAAATGACTCCAAGAGAGATTGAACGGCTTAGATGGACTTCAAAAAAAGATTCGGATTGGGACTTGAGAATTATTCCCGACAAATTTGCCTTGCTTAAAAAAGGAAACAATTTGGGAAGAAAGGGACTTGGTTTTTATGATGTTATGAACTCAGTTGGTCATCATGAACTTGTGATTGAAACTCCTAAACATGGCGAAACATGGTGGGATTATGACAAAACAAGAATGTGCAGAATACTTCAAGCCTATCGCGATAGATTTCAAAAGTTCAAGAAGGAAAGGAACTTGATGCACACAGTAGTTGTCAAAAGTCACGGCATAAGGGCAGACCATTCTATGCATTCCCATTCTCATATGCTTGGATTGCCTTTTGTTGTGAAGAGAGTGGAAGAAGAAGTAAGAAATGCAGAGGAATATTACAGAATGAAAGACCGTTGTATCTATTGCG from Candidatus Schekmanbacteria bacterium encodes:
- a CDS encoding galactose-1-phosphate uridylyltransferase — its product is MSELRKEPISRRWILIAPERRHNEGKTEVSDEKVCPFCKGNEEMTPREIERLRWTSKKDSDWDLRIIPDKFALLKKGNNLGRKGLGFYDVMNSVGHHELVIETPKHGETWWDYDKTRMCRILQAYRDRFQKFKKERNLMHTVVVKSHGIRADHSMHSHSHMLGLPFVVKRVEEEVRNAEEYYRMKDRCIYCDIISEEINVGVRMVYENNDYVVFTPFASRFQFEVWIIPKIHLADYLQVSNEAISNLADAFSILFKKINDQLKNPPFSIVLHTSPMKLSDTEFYHWHWELKPTSLDMAGFEWATGLYMNKFLPEEAAYILRRANPSSI
- a CDS encoding orotidine-5'-phosphate decarboxylase, with translation MSASEKLIFALDVDGYEEAMKWVKKLKDYVRVFKVGKQLFTACGPNIVKEILKNDCKVFLDLKFHDIPNTVSSAVIETAKLGVSIITIHASGGRKMIEKTRKDVDEFCAEKGIPVPLIAAVTVLTSISEEDLAEIGVGFTAKEQVLRLAKLSLESGADAIVCSPLEISFLRNSLGNNFKIIAPGIRDRGTKDDQKRVMSASDAIKAGADYIVVGRPIRNAPDPISAAEKIIGEIAGSN